The Pseudomonas sp. FeN3W region TCGATTCCCATCTTCTTGTAGTGAGCAATAACCTTCTCACCCCACTCGAATGGGTTTCCTGAGTCATGGCGCAAACCGTCAAACAGCTTGGTAAAGTAGCTATCGAACTCACTCAGGAAAAAGTCCGAGCTGATGCAGTCGGTCAATGCCACGCCCAAATCGCCACGGTATTCCTTGACCCAGCCTTCAAGTGCCGCACTCTGGCTCTCACGCAGGCGTCCGAACTGCTGATAAGCCATCAGCCACTGGTGAGCCATGGTTCCGATTACAGGAAGGTCATACTCATGCCCAAGGTGCACATTACTGGTTCCTGTGAAGACGCCAGGGAAGTCGGCCTTCATGATCTGAACCATCTCACGCTGAGCCTCGAACGAAAGGCGGCGCCGTGTAGAGAAATCAGCCACACGCAGGTATGAGAGTTCTTCCTGGGTTGCGCAGGCATGCAGGCTATCGAACTTGGCATACAGCTTCTCGCGCACGGCTTCGAGCGTAACATCGGGGTAGACGCGGCGATTGCGGATCTCGCTGATCATGCTGAGGATGGGTTGCTCGAACATGATGGTGTGCAGCCATGGGCCACGCACGCGAATTGCGACGTTGCCATCCTGCTCGAACACGTGAACATAACGCAGGTTGAAGCGATAAAGGCTCAGGAAGCGAATGAAATCAG contains the following coding sequences:
- the pncB gene encoding nicotinate phosphoribosyltransferase, coding for MESAYGNNIIQSMLDTDYYTFTMMQAVLHQHPGEEVEYQFIVRSKESLVEDIPEIRKQMEVLCNLEMREDELRFLGDPVKRGYLKPDFIRFLSLYRFNLRYVHVFEQDGNVAIRVRGPWLHTIMFEQPILSMISEIRNRRVYPDVTLEAVREKLYAKFDSLHACATQEELSYLRVADFSTRRRLSFEAQREMVQIMKADFPGVFTGTSNVHLGHEYDLPVIGTMAHQWLMAYQQFGRLRESQSAALEGWVKEYRGDLGVALTDCISSDFFLSEFDSYFTKLFDGLRHDSGNPFEWGEKVIAHYKKMGIDPASKSVVFSDSLNFDTCLELIRVFKGRLRMSFGIGTNLGCDVEGVTPLSIVMKLVEVNGDPVVKFSDDPVKVVCNSPSFLEYAKNVFKIA